From a single Novipirellula caenicola genomic region:
- a CDS encoding DUF1559 domain-containing protein, whose translation MTQSRSGTRQEFRSVSLYAPEPSDFARVAISQRRRRRGFTLVELLVVIAIIGVLVGLALPAMQNMRELARRTACQQNLTQLSLALSSYSLRNVHYPMGTVNPTGPIQNEAVGYHHNWISGLLPMMDAQSVYEAIDRSKSVYAPANADVRSLSIPTLQCPSQTGMRENTTCYAGIHASSETPIDEDNDGVMFLNIPVTDSDITDGLAYTAFVGEKLSRFEEDLGWISGTRSSLRNTGHAINAELTRIRGPQGPEQEVSETYVGGIASDHPNGANVLLGNGSYRFCNPSMDATIRRQLGSRSDGEIPTEWKSDEPYAEPRSASETQSATESTTNNAVESSDNEPSETSNEDSE comes from the coding sequence ATGACACAATCCCGTAGCGGAACTCGTCAAGAGTTTCGGTCAGTCTCGTTATACGCCCCCGAGCCGAGCGACTTCGCGAGGGTCGCAATTTCCCAGCGACGTCGGCGTCGTGGTTTCACGTTGGTCGAGCTGTTGGTGGTGATCGCAATCATCGGCGTGCTGGTCGGATTGGCACTTCCCGCGATGCAAAACATGCGTGAACTGGCTCGCCGCACCGCGTGCCAACAAAACCTGACACAGCTGTCGCTTGCGTTGTCCTCTTATTCGCTTCGCAACGTTCACTATCCGATGGGCACGGTCAATCCGACGGGCCCGATCCAAAACGAGGCGGTTGGGTACCACCACAATTGGATCAGCGGGTTGCTGCCGATGATGGACGCGCAAAGTGTTTACGAAGCAATCGATCGCAGCAAAAGTGTTTATGCACCGGCCAATGCTGACGTGCGGAGTTTGTCGATACCGACGCTACAATGTCCATCGCAAACGGGCATGCGTGAAAACACGACTTGTTACGCCGGCATCCATGCCTCCAGCGAAACTCCGATTGATGAAGACAACGACGGGGTGATGTTTCTGAACATCCCCGTCACCGATTCGGATATCACCGATGGTTTGGCGTATACCGCGTTTGTTGGCGAAAAACTCTCTCGGTTCGAAGAGGACTTGGGCTGGATCAGCGGCACGCGATCAAGTCTTCGCAACACCGGGCATGCGATCAATGCGGAACTAACGCGGATCCGCGGTCCTCAGGGGCCTGAACAAGAGGTCTCGGAGACCTACGTTGGTGGGATCGCCAGCGATCATCCCAACGGAGCGAATGTGCTGTTGGGCAACGGTAGCTACCGATTTTGTAATCCGTCGATGGACGCCACGATTCGGAGACAGCTCGGTTCACGCTCCGATGGTGAGATCCCCACGGAGTGGAAATCGGACGAACCCTATGCCGAGCCTCGATCGGCTTCCGAAACGCAATCCGCGACGGAGTCGACCACCAACAACGCCGTTGAGTCAAGCGACAACGAGCCCAGCGAAACAAGCAACGAGGATTCCGAATGA
- a CDS encoding type II secretion system F family protein yields the protein MNTYLAAGLRTFGYFVLFVILLLVLPTPISVLFATLVIVGVEDFRRRRWQHATRTFNEMICSIQQHDGRIENVVAAFSRSGPLRNQCRQYLYRLRAGQDPVHAAEASGVPLSFSTAIALRTIRRPSTNATRAMPVSHDRWVQHSDELSDIDSNDIPAYGQFIYLITVALMVYLCLTFLALFITPTLEKMLEEFGRDFEASRLLLSNFAAGWVLVGLLVVCGMIVPVLSRGRIFGLRLPQWIPMLPHRANRKAEVLNGFADAIELGMPMDQAVRIGHSIARWASQRNEMHQAYVRLEFGNSIAAVMRQARWLTPTEAKWIEGASPDRMSELLRSIADQNVRNANANSRWLLGIFFPVVIVLLGVLVLAYGIGLFASLSEIIHGIA from the coding sequence ATGAACACCTATCTTGCCGCCGGTCTACGGACTTTTGGTTACTTTGTCCTCTTCGTCATCTTGCTGTTGGTATTGCCAACGCCGATCAGCGTCCTGTTCGCCACCTTGGTGATCGTGGGGGTCGAAGATTTTCGGCGACGCCGCTGGCAACATGCCACTCGGACGTTCAACGAGATGATTTGTTCGATTCAGCAGCATGATGGTCGTATCGAGAACGTGGTCGCTGCGTTCTCGCGATCGGGGCCTTTGCGAAACCAATGTCGGCAATATCTGTACCGACTGCGGGCGGGACAGGATCCGGTTCACGCTGCCGAAGCATCCGGCGTTCCGCTGTCGTTTTCCACCGCAATCGCATTGCGGACGATTCGCAGGCCGTCGACCAACGCGACGCGAGCCATGCCCGTTTCGCATGACCGATGGGTTCAACATTCGGACGAACTGTCGGATATCGATTCCAACGACATTCCGGCGTACGGGCAATTCATTTATCTGATTACCGTTGCTTTGATGGTCTATCTTTGTTTGACCTTTCTCGCGTTATTCATCACGCCAACGCTCGAAAAAATGCTCGAAGAATTTGGTCGAGATTTCGAAGCTTCGAGGTTGCTCTTGAGTAATTTTGCAGCAGGATGGGTATTGGTAGGGTTGTTGGTCGTATGCGGGATGATCGTTCCGGTGCTCAGCCGCGGACGGATTTTTGGTCTGCGGCTTCCCCAGTGGATTCCAATGCTTCCGCATCGTGCGAATCGAAAAGCGGAAGTGCTCAATGGATTCGCCGACGCGATCGAATTGGGCATGCCGATGGATCAGGCGGTTCGCATCGGGCATTCGATCGCACGTTGGGCGTCGCAACGAAATGAGATGCACCAGGCCTACGTGCGACTCGAATTCGGTAACTCGATCGCTGCGGTGATGCGGCAAGCAAGGTGGTTGACGCCGACCGAAGCCAAGTGGATCGAAGGGGCGTCGCCGGATCGCATGAGTGAATTGTTACGCTCCATTGCCGATCAAAACGTTCGCAATGCCAATGCGAACAGCCGTTGGTTACTAGGGATCTTTTTTCCCGTGGTGATCGTTTTATTGGGGGTGCTCGTGCTTGCGTATGGAATTGGATTGTTCGCGTCGTTGTCGGAGATCATCCATGGGATCGCTTAG
- a CDS encoding type II secretion system F family protein, translating into MAKLSQIQLAALLEEIASAMRRDVSVADALRRLQRSRLGRVGRVAGEVADRLEQGQSISSALDSLALPNRPQLVACVRTSEQTGDARLLVRLARLIRKQADYRRNVRLAWVYPVMLVVLAYLVLVLFMTRMVLSEETPDIHWPAAVVQFSEWLSEYWIWPALIFAAVMVFAAIRFRSRIPFPKSVRLGLFCESLADQIALDVPDDVAIKNAAALSGANSFASISNPSMQSPEIVSMLSRVTMETMDVPEVAAKEVLVARLRYLATIHLERARRQRYWWTHLVPRLAIVSFGTLFVFSYIVWVIGPVYRQVAQW; encoded by the coding sequence GTGGCGAAGCTTTCTCAGATTCAACTTGCTGCTCTGCTTGAAGAAATCGCCAGCGCCATGCGCCGCGATGTCTCGGTCGCAGACGCGCTGCGGCGATTGCAGCGAAGTCGCCTTGGGCGGGTCGGACGTGTGGCAGGTGAGGTGGCCGATCGGCTAGAACAGGGGCAAAGCATCTCGAGTGCACTTGATTCGCTTGCGTTGCCCAACCGGCCTCAGTTGGTGGCATGTGTAAGGACGTCCGAGCAAACGGGCGACGCTCGGTTGTTGGTGCGGCTCGCTCGTTTGATACGCAAGCAAGCCGATTACCGACGTAACGTCCGATTGGCGTGGGTGTACCCGGTGATGCTGGTCGTGTTGGCCTATCTCGTATTGGTGTTGTTCATGACACGGATGGTACTCAGTGAGGAGACCCCCGATATCCACTGGCCCGCTGCGGTGGTTCAATTTAGCGAGTGGTTGTCGGAATATTGGATCTGGCCCGCACTCATCTTTGCCGCCGTGATGGTTTTCGCAGCGATTCGATTTCGCAGTCGGATTCCGTTTCCCAAGAGCGTGCGGCTCGGTTTGTTTTGCGAATCGTTAGCTGACCAAATTGCACTGGACGTACCCGATGATGTCGCGATCAAAAATGCAGCGGCGCTCTCCGGGGCGAATTCGTTTGCATCCATCTCTAACCCCAGCATGCAGAGTCCCGAGATCGTATCGATGCTGTCTCGCGTTACCATGGAAACGATGGACGTTCCTGAGGTCGCGGCAAAAGAGGTGTTGGTCGCTCGTCTTCGCTACCTCGCCACCATTCATCTAGAACGTGCACGACGCCAACGTTATTGGTGGACGCATCTCGTGCCGCGATTAGCGATCGTCTCGTTTGGGACGCTGTTTGTGTTTTCGTATATCGTTTGGGTGATCGGGCCTGTGTATCGACAGGTGGCGCAGTGGTAA
- a CDS encoding flavin monoamine oxidase family protein gives MSDSPPMLNRRDLMTLLLGSGVAATVGCSRQSLPPEGELLSPDLSVGHRIRDGWRPVFDPSASEHVDVLIVGGGIAGLSTAWRLKQAGFEDFRLLEIEKVFGGTSRSGQTPAFEFPWGAHYVPAPMKENRALLTLLEEMSVVVGKNDDGSPQVAEQYLCRDPEERVFVDGEWIEGLYPYSGASAEDLHQLKRFQAEIDAWVARRDDQGRRMFAIPIATASDGDVIRSLDQISMQQWMDEHDFSSPRLRWLVDYSCRDDYGLTTDQTSAWAGIFYFASRAQTTSTSTQDVMTWPEGNGRFVKHFVNRVQDHLRPATAVCDIQLDPAENDAAKITAWDSVADHSVNYDAEHVVFAAPQFLAPYLIRDFQRIADRSTRSFWYGSWVVANVHLRDRPQEDGMPMCWDNVIYESKSLGYVTSTHQTGLDHGATVLTWYYPLTQHEGKLSRQQLLGMTWSDWAEIVMADLSRPHPEIASLIARIDIMRWGHAMIQPRPGFVFSDDRRQASKPIGNLHFAGTDLSGVALMEEAFYHGVRAAEEVLAKQNHPFESLL, from the coding sequence GTGAGCGATTCGCCCCCGATGTTAAATCGTCGCGATCTGATGACGCTGTTGCTTGGATCCGGTGTCGCCGCAACGGTTGGATGTTCTCGGCAATCGCTGCCACCGGAGGGCGAATTGCTGAGTCCCGACCTCTCGGTGGGGCACCGCATTCGTGACGGATGGCGCCCGGTTTTTGATCCGAGTGCCAGCGAGCATGTGGACGTGTTGATCGTGGGGGGCGGTATCGCGGGGCTGTCGACGGCTTGGCGTTTGAAGCAAGCGGGGTTCGAGGATTTTCGTCTGCTTGAAATTGAAAAGGTCTTTGGTGGCACGTCACGCAGCGGACAAACCCCAGCGTTCGAGTTCCCCTGGGGAGCCCACTATGTGCCCGCGCCGATGAAAGAGAATCGGGCGTTGCTGACGCTGCTCGAAGAGATGAGCGTGGTGGTGGGCAAAAACGATGACGGTTCACCACAAGTCGCGGAGCAGTACCTGTGCCGCGACCCCGAAGAACGTGTGTTCGTCGACGGTGAATGGATCGAGGGACTGTATCCCTATTCGGGTGCGTCTGCCGAGGATCTGCATCAGCTAAAGAGGTTCCAGGCCGAAATCGACGCCTGGGTTGCCCGCCGCGACGATCAAGGCCGAAGGATGTTTGCGATTCCTATCGCGACGGCATCCGATGGTGATGTGATTAGATCGTTGGATCAAATTTCGATGCAGCAGTGGATGGACGAGCATGATTTTTCGTCGCCGCGATTGCGATGGCTCGTTGATTATTCGTGCCGCGATGACTATGGATTGACGACCGATCAGACGAGTGCATGGGCCGGAATTTTCTATTTCGCGTCGCGAGCACAAACGACCAGCACATCGACTCAGGATGTGATGACGTGGCCAGAGGGAAACGGTCGCTTTGTCAAGCATTTTGTCAATCGCGTGCAGGATCATCTGCGACCTGCAACCGCCGTTTGTGACATCCAGCTCGATCCAGCGGAGAACGACGCCGCGAAGATCACCGCGTGGGACAGCGTCGCGGATCACAGCGTCAACTACGATGCCGAGCACGTTGTCTTTGCTGCTCCGCAATTTTTGGCACCCTATTTGATCCGCGATTTTCAGCGGATCGCCGATCGATCGACTCGGTCCTTTTGGTACGGTTCATGGGTGGTGGCGAATGTTCATCTGCGTGACCGTCCACAAGAAGACGGCATGCCGATGTGCTGGGACAATGTGATCTACGAAAGTAAGTCGCTCGGCTACGTGACGTCGACCCATCAAACGGGACTCGATCACGGGGCCACTGTGTTGACGTGGTACTATCCGCTGACGCAGCACGAAGGCAAGCTTTCACGCCAACAGTTGCTGGGGATGACATGGTCCGATTGGGCCGAGATTGTGATGGCCGACTTGTCGCGTCCGCATCCCGAGATCGCTTCGTTGATCGCTCGCATCGATATCATGCGGTGGGGGCATGCGATGATCCAGCCTCGGCCTGGGTTTGTATTCAGTGATGACCGGCGACAGGCGTCCAAACCGATCGGCAACCTGCATTTCGCCGGGACCGATCTCAGTGGGGTCGCATTGATGGAAGAGGCTTTTTATCACGGCGTGCGGGCGGCCGAAGAAGTGCTGGCCAAACAAAACCATCCTTTCGAGTCGCTATTGTAA
- a CDS encoding polyamine aminopropyltransferase: MNRAPLALLYLNVLVIATCGLIYELLAGTLASYLLGDSVTQFSLVIGVYLSALGIGSWLSQYIEEKLAKTFIEVELALALVGGLSAPFLFVAFAWIEWFRVSLFGLVLLIGTLVGLELPLLMRILKEHLDFSDLVSRVLTFDYIGALLASLLFPILLVPQLGLVRTSLLFGILNALVGLWGTYLLRPILSSKGLGGLRGRAVLVVGLLVVGFIKADSLTTIAEERMLSHPIVYAKQTPYQRIVVTQNQQGFQLHLNGHLQFNSADEYRYHEALVHPVMSAAVDPKHVLVLGGGDGLAVREILKYPSVETVTLVDIDPEITSLAKTFGLMVDLNRGALLDPRVTVINQDAFIWVRDTKQQFDVAVIDFPDPSGYSVGKLYTSRFFQMLKQHLSDSARISIQCTSPLVAPNSYWCVLNTLKATGFDAIPYCASVPSFGVWGFAYATMTPSDGAPAELSDAVGELRFLNPSQFKAMFDLPSDIQPMQTELNRLNNQALVRYYDQEWSRSE, encoded by the coding sequence ATGAATCGTGCTCCGCTCGCCTTGCTGTATCTCAACGTGCTCGTCATTGCGACCTGCGGGCTGATCTACGAATTGCTTGCCGGGACGCTGGCCAGCTACTTGTTGGGCGATTCGGTCACTCAGTTTTCGCTGGTGATTGGCGTCTACTTGTCGGCGCTTGGGATCGGATCGTGGTTGTCGCAGTACATCGAAGAAAAACTGGCGAAAACGTTTATCGAAGTCGAGCTGGCCCTTGCACTGGTGGGCGGTTTGTCGGCTCCGTTTTTGTTTGTCGCGTTTGCATGGATCGAGTGGTTTCGAGTCTCGCTGTTTGGGCTTGTGCTTCTGATTGGCACCTTGGTCGGGCTCGAACTGCCGCTACTGATGCGGATTTTGAAAGAACATCTCGATTTCAGCGACCTGGTTTCTCGTGTGCTGACGTTTGATTACATCGGTGCGCTGCTTGCCTCGCTGTTGTTTCCGATCTTGTTGGTGCCGCAATTAGGTTTGGTGCGAACCTCGCTGCTATTTGGCATCTTGAACGCACTGGTCGGTTTATGGGGCACCTATTTGCTGCGGCCGATTTTAAGCAGCAAAGGACTCGGGGGGCTGCGTGGACGCGCGGTCTTGGTGGTGGGGCTTTTGGTCGTCGGATTCATCAAGGCGGATTCGTTGACCACGATCGCCGAGGAAAGGATGTTGTCGCATCCGATTGTCTACGCCAAACAAACGCCTTACCAACGAATCGTTGTCACGCAGAACCAACAAGGGTTTCAGCTGCATTTGAATGGGCATTTGCAGTTTAATTCGGCCGACGAATACCGCTATCACGAAGCCTTGGTGCACCCGGTCATGTCGGCGGCGGTGGATCCGAAACATGTGCTCGTGCTCGGCGGCGGCGACGGACTGGCGGTTCGCGAAATTCTCAAATACCCGTCCGTTGAAACGGTAACGCTGGTCGATATTGATCCGGAAATCACCTCGCTTGCCAAAACGTTTGGTTTGATGGTCGATTTGAATCGAGGTGCGTTGCTCGATCCGCGAGTCACGGTCATCAATCAAGATGCATTCATCTGGGTACGCGACACGAAACAACAATTTGATGTCGCGGTCATCGACTTTCCCGACCCCAGCGGCTATTCGGTGGGGAAATTGTACACAAGTCGATTTTTTCAAATGTTGAAACAACATCTGAGCGATTCGGCTCGGATTAGCATCCAGTGCACCTCGCCGTTGGTCGCGCCGAATTCGTATTGGTGCGTTCTCAACACGCTCAAAGCAACGGGGTTTGATGCGATTCCGTATTGCGCGTCGGTTCCTTCGTTTGGTGTTTGGGGATTCGCCTATGCCACGATGACGCCGTCCGACGGGGCTCCGGCCGAGTTGTCCGATGCGGTGGGCGAGCTGCGGTTTCTGAATCCATCGCAGTTCAAGGCGATGTTTGATTTGCCATCGGATATCCAGCCGATGCAAACCGAGTTGAACCGATTGAACAATCAGGCGCTTGTGCGTTATTACGACCAAGAATGGAGTCGCAGCGAGTGA
- a CDS encoding DUF350 domain-containing protein, which produces MSMHSLLLVTAQAAESSMNLLGVHLVAAILFAVVGILVLFASLWIMEKLTPFSIVKEIEEDHNQALATIVGAIVLGISVIIAAAILG; this is translated from the coding sequence ATGAGTATGCATTCGTTGTTGTTGGTCACCGCGCAAGCGGCGGAGAGTTCGATGAATTTATTAGGAGTTCACCTCGTCGCTGCGATTTTGTTCGCAGTCGTCGGGATCTTGGTTTTGTTCGCGTCGTTGTGGATCATGGAAAAGTTGACTCCATTTTCGATCGTCAAGGAAATCGAAGAGGACCACAATCAAGCGTTGGCGACGATCGTCGGTGCGATTGTGTTGGGGATTTCGGTGATCATTGCCGCCGCGATTCTGGGTTAA
- a CDS encoding DUF4178 domain-containing protein → MKHRSAACPSCGGPVEFKTGSSLVTICDFCQTAVARGDKEVADFGKVADVGETNSGLRLGLSGTFNKRGFYISGRVRYSHPAGGIWDEWYLVFPGEKWGWLTEAQGKFYLMFERELTSKIKLPEYDSLTLGGQVELGRSQFSVREKGIASVAAAEGEIPWAVHPGADHKFVDLQGLEGTFATLEYGERTSVYIGKEILLADLGVDTSGADPESEKLPVAALQLNCPHCGGTLLLRTPDETERVTCQNCHSLLDANHGKLAYLQTLKAKEIYPVVPIGSEGKFFGDQYTVIGIMERFALYEGKTYPWTEYLLHNHKLGFRWLVENQNHWSFVEPASYMGSTFGNRVTYNGDSYRIFDRGTAYVRYVVGEFYWRVTVGDAVQTADYISPPKMLSIEESKTKSSEERNVSQGTYLYAEQIEAAFGISGVRRPWGVGPMQPGPKLGKSFYLSWAGFLGLILLVQLVFIMRADGWMTFYAMLFVSLPIIAFHFYAHNFERQRWSESDYNPYASSD, encoded by the coding sequence ATGAAGCATCGCAGCGCAGCATGTCCATCGTGTGGTGGCCCCGTCGAATTCAAAACCGGTTCATCGCTGGTCACGATTTGTGACTTTTGTCAAACCGCCGTAGCGCGAGGCGACAAAGAGGTTGCAGATTTCGGCAAGGTTGCCGACGTGGGTGAAACCAACTCGGGACTGCGTCTTGGATTATCAGGAACATTCAATAAACGCGGATTCTATATTTCGGGTCGCGTCCGTTATTCGCATCCCGCCGGTGGCATTTGGGACGAATGGTATTTGGTGTTCCCAGGCGAAAAGTGGGGATGGTTGACCGAGGCGCAAGGCAAGTTTTACTTGATGTTCGAACGCGAACTCACAAGCAAAATCAAATTGCCTGAATACGATTCGCTGACGCTCGGCGGTCAGGTGGAACTTGGACGCAGCCAGTTTTCGGTTCGCGAGAAAGGGATTGCGTCGGTGGCGGCTGCCGAAGGCGAAATTCCGTGGGCGGTGCATCCCGGCGCCGACCACAAGTTCGTTGATTTGCAAGGACTCGAAGGGACGTTTGCAACGCTCGAATATGGCGAGCGAACGAGCGTGTATATCGGCAAAGAAATCTTGTTGGCCGATTTGGGCGTCGACACCAGCGGAGCCGATCCGGAAAGCGAAAAATTGCCGGTTGCGGCGCTGCAGTTGAACTGCCCGCATTGTGGTGGAACGTTGTTGCTGCGGACGCCCGATGAGACCGAGCGTGTGACCTGCCAAAATTGCCATTCGCTGCTGGATGCCAATCACGGCAAACTTGCCTACCTGCAAACGCTAAAGGCCAAAGAGATCTATCCAGTCGTTCCGATTGGCAGCGAGGGCAAGTTCTTTGGCGACCAATACACCGTGATTGGAATCATGGAACGCTTTGCCTTGTACGAAGGCAAAACGTATCCATGGACCGAGTACTTGCTGCACAATCACAAACTCGGGTTCCGTTGGTTGGTGGAAAACCAGAACCATTGGTCGTTCGTCGAGCCCGCGTCGTACATGGGGAGTACGTTTGGAAACCGTGTGACTTACAATGGCGATTCGTATCGCATTTTCGATCGCGGAACGGCGTATGTGCGGTACGTGGTGGGCGAGTTTTATTGGCGAGTCACGGTGGGCGATGCGGTGCAAACGGCGGACTACATCTCGCCGCCGAAGATGTTGTCGATCGAAGAATCAAAAACTAAATCGTCCGAGGAACGCAACGTCTCGCAGGGCACCTACTTGTACGCTGAACAGATCGAAGCGGCATTTGGAATCTCTGGGGTTCGGCGTCCTTGGGGCGTGGGGCCGATGCAGCCAGGTCCGAAATTAGGGAAATCGTTCTATCTGAGCTGGGCTGGCTTTCTGGGACTGATCCTGTTGGTCCAACTTGTGTTCATCATGCGTGCCGATGGTTGGATGACGTTTTATGCGATGTTGTTTGTTTCGTTGCCAATCATTGCGTTCCACTTTTATGCCCACAACTTTGAGCGGCAACGCTGGTCCGAAAGCGATTACAACCCCTACGCCAGCAGCGATTAA
- a CDS encoding S-adenosylmethionine decarboxylase, protein MKTAAHDVPSIPKFDQPLAVSARVGTEWIVDAYGCSEAALRNLEIVGGICRDVVAELGLRVVGEPQQHAFPGHGGVTAMYMLSESHLACHTYPEHRLATFNLYCCSDRPAWDWKQQLATRLHASEVVLRKVVRGNHAADPARTTHRCDHAANDVVSDNVQREQG, encoded by the coding sequence ATGAAAACCGCAGCGCACGACGTGCCATCCATTCCGAAGTTCGATCAACCGCTTGCCGTGTCGGCACGGGTGGGGACCGAGTGGATCGTGGATGCGTATGGATGCAGCGAGGCGGCGTTGCGAAATCTTGAAATCGTCGGGGGCATTTGCCGCGATGTGGTTGCCGAACTCGGGTTGCGAGTCGTCGGCGAGCCACAGCAGCATGCCTTTCCTGGCCACGGCGGCGTCACGGCGATGTACATGCTTAGCGAATCGCATCTCGCTTGCCATACCTATCCCGAGCATCGCTTGGCTACCTTTAATCTGTATTGCTGCAGCGATCGCCCGGCATGGGATTGGAAACAGCAATTGGCGACGCGTCTGCATGCTAGCGAGGTGGTGCTGCGAAAGGTCGTGCGAGGTAACCATGCGGCGGATCCAGCGAGGACCACCCATCGCTGCGATCACGCTGCCAATGATGTCGTCAGTGACAATGTACAGCGAGAGCAGGGATGA
- a CDS encoding SPFH domain-containing protein has protein sequence MGLFDKLRGELIDIIEWIDDSNHTLVWRFPRYNNEIKNGAHLIVRPGQVAVLVHDGEIADLYQPGHYELTTQNMPIMTTLASWKYGFESPFKAEVYFVSTRQITDLKWGTPNPIMMRDSEFGPIRIRAFGTYALKAIEPKALLREIVGTDGDFQSDEITGLLRSMITSSFSDVIGKLNIPALDLASRYQEIAAAVRAEVVEQIDDEYGLDCPQLIVVNISLPEAVEKALDTRTSMGVIGDMNRFQQYQMGQAMTAAAENPGGGGAAEGMGLGMGFAMANRMMPQMGAAAPAAGGAPPPPPPSVAWHIAVNGETRGPFTMQQMAAGVSSGEVKADTAVWSAGMQAWAAASTVPQLASLFAAATPPPPPPPA, from the coding sequence ATGGGACTCTTTGACAAGCTTCGTGGCGAACTGATCGACATCATCGAATGGATCGATGATTCCAACCACACCTTGGTTTGGCGGTTCCCTCGCTACAACAATGAAATCAAAAATGGGGCTCATCTGATCGTCCGTCCTGGGCAAGTCGCGGTGTTGGTGCACGATGGCGAGATCGCGGACTTGTATCAGCCGGGGCATTACGAGTTGACGACTCAAAACATGCCGATCATGACGACGTTGGCAAGTTGGAAATATGGATTCGAAAGTCCATTCAAAGCCGAAGTCTATTTTGTTAGCACTCGGCAAATCACCGATCTGAAATGGGGGACACCTAACCCGATCATGATGCGGGATTCCGAGTTCGGGCCGATTCGGATTCGAGCCTTTGGAACCTATGCGCTCAAAGCGATCGAACCCAAAGCGTTGCTTCGCGAGATTGTTGGTACCGATGGTGATTTCCAATCGGACGAGATCACCGGGCTGCTGCGTTCGATGATCACGTCGTCGTTTTCCGATGTGATCGGCAAACTAAACATCCCCGCACTCGATCTTGCGTCGCGTTACCAAGAGATTGCCGCGGCGGTGCGAGCCGAGGTGGTAGAGCAGATCGACGATGAGTATGGACTCGATTGTCCCCAGTTGATTGTCGTCAATATTTCGCTTCCCGAAGCGGTCGAAAAAGCGCTCGACACGCGTACCAGTATGGGCGTGATCGGCGATATGAATCGTTTCCAGCAGTACCAGATGGGACAAGCGATGACGGCTGCCGCAGAAAACCCAGGCGGCGGAGGTGCTGCCGAGGGAATGGGGTTGGGGATGGGGTTCGCCATGGCCAACCGCATGATGCCGCAAATGGGTGCTGCCGCACCCGCGGCCGGCGGTGCTCCACCGCCGCCGCCTCCATCGGTCGCGTGGCATATCGCGGTGAACGGAGAAACCCGCGGCCCGTTTACGATGCAACAGATGGCCGCGGGGGTCAGCAGTGGCGAAGTGAAAGCCGACACTGCGGTTTGGTCCGCAGGCATGCAAGCTTGGGCGGCGGCATCGACGGTGCCTCAATTAGCGAGCCTCTTTGCTGCGGCAACCCCGCCACCTCCACCGCCGCCAGCCTAG
- a CDS encoding nucleoside monophosphate kinase, with protein MAETNQCPPNTFYIEVSGAGLPEVDGLFVPSTAPPTKSESGTVSSLGYWNGKMAWDRADGKSARSPAISYSNSYRSWRICRLDGHLAYDMTCDDDLPPTDREWHVYKKGVAPAPKLVLHHFDPRQPCPKPNVVFVLGGPGAGKGTMCELAESQLGWTHLSTGDLLRDEQQSGGPTAAIIDKFITAGQLVPNEIIVTLLKDAMERVTRTTGKINFLLDGFPRSLANLEAWYEIFGRDSELPKMLYFECPYAVLEKRVLARAKYSGRSDDNVDSLKLRFDTYKAETLPTVELFKSLQKCIEIDTSLDRQTVYALVASQLAEYTDPQCTAKPLSERAEMLLGLRPFPSKEK; from the coding sequence ATGGCTGAAACCAACCAATGCCCACCGAACACCTTCTATATTGAAGTTTCTGGAGCGGGACTTCCCGAAGTGGACGGACTTTTTGTCCCGTCGACGGCCCCTCCGACTAAATCGGAATCGGGTACCGTTTCCAGCCTCGGCTATTGGAACGGCAAGATGGCCTGGGACCGTGCGGACGGAAAATCGGCTCGCAGCCCTGCAATCTCTTATTCCAATAGCTACCGATCCTGGAGAATTTGCCGGCTCGATGGGCATCTCGCCTACGACATGACATGCGATGATGATCTGCCGCCAACCGATCGCGAATGGCACGTTTACAAAAAAGGGGTCGCCCCCGCCCCCAAACTGGTTCTGCATCACTTCGACCCGCGACAGCCCTGTCCCAAACCAAATGTCGTCTTCGTCCTCGGTGGCCCCGGCGCCGGCAAAGGGACGATGTGCGAGCTAGCCGAATCGCAGCTCGGATGGACTCACCTTTCCACCGGCGACCTGCTCCGCGACGAGCAACAGTCCGGCGGGCCGACTGCGGCGATCATCGACAAATTCATCACGGCTGGCCAATTGGTCCCCAACGAAATCATTGTCACGCTGCTCAAAGACGCGATGGAGCGGGTGACACGAACGACGGGAAAGATCAATTTTCTGCTTGATGGCTTCCCCCGCTCACTAGCGAACCTCGAAGCGTGGTACGAGATCTTTGGCCGTGATTCGGAATTGCCCAAGATGCTGTACTTTGAGTGCCCTTACGCCGTCTTGGAAAAACGCGTCTTAGCGCGTGCCAAGTACAGCGGCAGAAGTGACGACAATGTCGACAGCTTGAAACTTCGATTTGACACCTACAAAGCCGAGACGCTGCCGACCGTCGAATTATTCAAAAGCCTGCAAAAGTGCATTGAAATCGACACCAGCCTCGATCGCCAAACCGTCTACGCTCTTGTCGCCAGCCAGCTCGCTGAATACACCGACCCGCAATGTACCGCAAAACCGCTTAGCGAGCGGGCGGAGATGCTTCTTGGGCTCAGACCGTTTCCGAGCAAAGAAAAATAG